The region CACAGTAGATCCCTGTAAGTTTCAGTTTGAGACGTACAAAGCAACGATACAATTGTTATTGTATGTGTTTAAGAGTGAAAAAGAGTATCAGTGTATCAACTGTATGAAAAGAGGAAACGAGAGCAGCAATGCGACTGACTGTGGGTTGTTGGGTTGTGCATTTTAGTGACCGCTGATTCAACAGACAAGTTATCCAAACTCTTGTTACTCACAACCCCGTCTCAGTTCAGTCTGCGGTAGGGCAACTTGGGGCCTCTCACTTATCGTCGGCCGGCtgtcctccccccacccctccaggGACCCCCACCAGACACCCGGAACAAAAGGTGAATTATAAGGGCCTGAGCAAGCGGCCCATCCAATAAGATACTTCAAAAGGCCCATTTAAATATATTCAAACCACAGGAAAAGCAGGATGTCTTTCTACTTCAGCTGTTAACCAACTATATGAACTACAAGCGAGAGCTGTGTTCTCACTGTGAACATACTGTAGATATGATCAAGTCTGCATTGTAAACCGACTAGCATTGTACACAGACCTGTTGGGTCATAACTCAAACAACAAACCAGTCTAGTTCCTCTCTTCTAGACATGTTTAATGGTGTAGCCTACCTTTTATGTCtacctgtatatgtgtgtgtagtacgtgtgtgtgtgtgtgtacagcatactgtatgtgtgtgaggtggacaTTATTATGACTGTGTGTAATCCTTATagagctctgtctgtctgagctcACAATGCTTCAGGCTTTattaatatctgtctgtctgaacaaTAGGGCAGGACTTACCTGCTGTAGCCGCACTGCCCTCCCTGCTCTGGCAGGTCCATTAGATAGTGCCATGTTGAATACTTCCTTATTTAGTTTAGGCTATTGTAGATGTGAAACTTCTAGAATAAGACTTGAAGATGTTCAGAGGCAAATAAAAAATGTTAAATGTATTATTTGGTTATTGTGATATTTAGTGTGACATAGatttgtgtctctgtgtagttGTTGAACTACAGTcccagtcaaaattttggacacacctactcattccatggtttttctttatttttactattttctacattgttgaataactgtgaagacatcaaaactattacataacacatatggaatcatgtagtaaccatacaattgttaaacaaattatatatttgagattctacaaagtagccaccctttgcgttgatgacagctttgcacacttggcattctctcattgccaaaatcccaaagtatccctttaactgaGCTTGAAACAGTGCAGATACACGATTCAAGCAGAGATCTGATGCATTTTTTAAAGTCAGTGTTATGTTGAGAGGGCtgcactgagtataccaaacattaggaatacattcctaatattgagtttcacccccccccccccccccccccccctttgccctcagaacaagcTTTAtatgtcggggcatggactctactaggtgttgaaagcgttccacaaagatgctggcccatgttgactccaatgtttcccacgattgtgtcaagttgactggatgtcctttgggtggtggaacattcttgatacacacgggaaactgttgagtgtgaaaaacccagcagcgttgcagttctttacacaaaccagtgcgcctggctcctactaccataccctgttcaaaggcacttatattATTtgacttgcccattcaccctctgaatggcacacatacacaatgagCAGGTTCAACCCCCAGATGAGATCATCAGCACTATGCTCTATCTCTAATGGACGCTAATCGAAGGCTGTCGCTACTATCATCTTATTAAGCACACTTGTGAAAGGGCATCAAGAACGTAACCATATACTAACAATAGCTACTCTTTGCTACATCTTTGCTCTCTCAATCCTTCACACATTTGTATTGCAATGCATCATGCATTGATTGTGTTTAGTCTTACATCATGGTGATATGACATACAGGTGTTGAATGCTGCAGTCTTGTAGAGATACAGTAGACAGTCCGTTGTCATAAAGGCCCGAGGGGGGAGAGGTTCAGGACCAAAGGATCAGAAACCAGGAATCCTGCTTGGCTAACCTGATTCAGACAACACTGTTCATTTGGCCAATATAGTAGACAGTCGTTGACAACACAGAGAGCTAATTGACATTTATAGActggtaatatacagtatgttgacaTTCAAACGGGGAAGTTGAGTTGCAAGTTTATTACCAGTAATTATAGAAGTGAATGGTAGATATGCACTATACAATGGATGCTGTAGTTCACCTCATTCTCCATCGCCTTTCACTTGTTCTTCCTCATATAGAATAGATGTTGAGATAATGGCCCTgaattgtgtgtgtttgagtgtgtgtgcatatagTGTGCATATTACTGTGATGTGACTTtaacactcagagagagagatttttagCCAGTGCCCTATCATAATCATTATTATTTGTCTGTTCTCTGTGAATGTTTTGTTTGAGTATAATGTTATATTAAGATGATCAACTGAAGAAACTAGTTGTAAACATGTTTAAACTATATGATTTTGTATATTGATTgctattgtttattccatgttgaTGCAAAGTTCCTATTTAGTTTTTCTGGCTCCTTGTCCCTAACCTGTGTCCTCTCACTCAGACTGTTTCGGACGCTCGTTCAGTGGATGGCCCCAGAAGAGGAGGCCAGATGGAAACTGGGGCACATGACCGCCTCGAGGAAGGCTGTTTACTGAGCCTGGAACCGACCAATGGGGTGAGCCGGCATCCCAGGGACACCCATGAGGAGGGTGGAGCTGGCCTGGAGCCCCAGAGGGAGCCCCAGCGGTCAAGGAGTGTTTCCCCAGGACAGGGCTGTGTACCTGGGCACAGCAAAGCCACCCAACCCCAGCAGCAACAGCACTGCAATGGCTGGACCAGTAGTGGTAGGACTCCTGGGAAGCCTGTCCATGAGGCAGACATGGAGGTTGCACGCAACCTGGTAGCCTTCTCAGCCAGCGTGAGTGTTGGCTCCCTGCCCCCCTCAGGTCACCTTGAGCCCCAGTCCCATGCCATCCAGCTGTATGAGAAGTTCAACCAGGAGATGGGCACTGGTGAGGGGGCCACGGCTCAAGACAGACTCCAAGCCCCAGAAGGGGAAAACCAGGCTAGCCCCCCAGAGGACCTGAACACCCTGCAGAATGCCCTGAGCCAGGCGCGCCACGGCCACAAGCCCCCCAACTGTGACTGTGATGGGCCAGATTGCCCGGACTACCTGGAGTGGCTGGAGAAGAGGATCAAACAGACATGGGCAGGGGAGGAGCGGGACAACACCACGCCCTGTTCCAAGATGACCACTGACACGCCGCCTCATCAACAGCCCCCACACTCACAgcagcccccccacccccaaccccATGTCAATGGAGGTAACCCTCCCTCCGGTCCACCACTACACCCACATCAACAGGGCCAACACCCAGCCCCTATCCCCTGCTCCCCTCAGGTCCTCTTCATCGCCAAGGAGAAGAACGTCAGTCTGCAGACGGCTATTGCCATCGAGGCCCTGACCCAGCTGTCTGCCACTGTCCCCCAGACCGTGGTCCCTCCTGCCCAGGCCTCCTCCACCAGCCAACCTCAACACCCCCCTCTACACCTCCAGCATGGCACCCGcctgaacccctcctcctccaaccccatCTCCTCTTTGTCCTCCTCGCGATCACAATCCGTCCCTCCTGGACTATACCCCCAGCCCCAAACGAGCCCTGTGTCGCGGGAGCAGCAGCACAGACCCCAGTCCCATGGTCATCCGGCCCACGCCTCCCATCTCCCGTCCTCCACTTCACCCTTCCCCCTGCAGCACCAGGCAGGCAGCCTCCTGCCTCACCACCAgcagtggcagcagcagcagggcccTGAGGGATCCCAAGAGCAGAGGAATCAGTGGATGAACTCAGATTCCCAGCAGCCTCGCTTCGCCCCTCAGTCCGGTGGCCACAGCACTGGCGACCCCATGTCCGAGCTCAAACAGCTACTCGGGGACTCCAGCGGAAAGTACATAAGCGGCCCCTTCAAGTTGCCCGTCCCACACCACCACATCAAGCAGGAACCAGGGATGCCTCGGGTCAAGCAGGAGGTAGACTCCGGGGAGTACCAGAGCTCTGCCTGCGCCTCCATGGGGGGCTGCTACAGCTTGATGAATGGCCAGCAGCAGCCTAGGTACCctggtcctcctctctccctaggCAGCGCAGCCATCCGCCACTCCAcccagacagctctgcagcagcACCTTCACCACAAGAGGAACCTCTTCTCCAACTCTCCCGGCCTCCCAGGCCTCTGCCCTCTGCGTCCCGCCAAGGCCTGCCAGAACCTCCGCAAGTGGTGGCCCCAACAGATGGGCCCCGAGGGCCACCCCGTCCCCGTGGCCATCAAGCAGGAGACCAAGAGGAGGAAGAGCACAGCGGGGACATCTCCGCTCCTCAAGCAGCACGCAGGGGGTGGTATGCTGCTCCAGCCAGGCCCCAAACCCAAGACGATAGTTATCAAGAAGACCAAGCAGAAGGTCTCCCTGCCAACCTTCCTGCCTCACAGACAGATCTCCATACAGAAACCGTCTCCCCTCACCATTACCGGAGCCCTGCCTCTGGCCAGCGCCCACCCaggttctctccctctccctaccttccCCCTCCTCAGTAACCCCACTCAGGCTGCCGCAGGCCTCCCTGCCCCAGCCCAATCTCAGGTATCCATTTTAAACTCTTCTATTGCACCCTCTGTCGCTGCcttgtctgtaaacactccagacGTCTCAACCCCTCAGCCTCTCCCTGTAGCCCTGGACATCCCAGCAAGCTCAGCGGAGGCCAGCGCCACACAGACCTCCACCACCTCTCAGTCCATACCAGGCCTCAGTTCCCTGGACCCCAAGTTCGAGGAGCTGATCTGCCAGTTTGAGGCAGAGTTCGGGGACAGTTCATCCTCGGCCCCAGAGCCCTGCCCTTCACAGATCCagagccagccccaggaccaagCCCCCTCAGCCTCAGCCCAGCCCGTGGTGACAGAGTCTCAGCCCAAAGTTAACTCAGGACAAGCCAGGCCCCCATCACCATCCAGCGCTACCCTCACTCAGTCCTCCAGCGCTGCTCCATTAGCTCCTACCACAGCCCCACCTGCAGACAAGGAGGAGTCAGGGAGTATGAGTAAAGTAACCtccaccacacagccctccacTGAGAGCCCCATTGAGGAGCAGCGGGAGGCAACCAAGCTGCCTTTCTCCCCGTCCCAGCTGCCCAAACGCATGAAGATTGAGACCAATGGGAACGTAGCTGTCCTCTCCACCACTGGATTATTCTCTGATGGGGGCGAGGACGACACGCCCACTAAAGACGGATTCCCCCTTAACCCCTCCCTAAAAGGCTTCCTTGAGTCTCCACTACGCTACCTGGACACGCCCACTAAGAGCCTGCTAGACATGCCCGTCAAGGACCTCCAGGCTGAGTTCCCCACCTGCAACTGTGTCGGtgagtggtgtgtgtctgtgtttgtattGAACCGTTTTAATGTAGCTACATTTAGACCACTGTTGGCCCCGTAGAGTTAAACATGGCTGTACACTCCCAGTGAGTGGGCTTGGGCTGCACACAAATGTTGTTGGTATATTTGGTATATAATTAAagtatatagtatagaaacaCACAAACTCATTTAAAAGACTTACAAAACCAATAACTAGCCTACAGATTTTTCTGCACTTGTTATGTCTAGGTGTCTTAGGCCTAGATACATGGTCTtcatgtgtgtattaatgtgagAAATCAACATTTTGTTAGATGCCCAGGGAGACCGCAACCTTACCTTGGTCCAGGTCCTGCTCTCTATCTTGACCTCTTGGTCTGTCAGTCCATGTGAATTATTGTTGGTTCAGATGGTGACAAAAATGAACATACAAAATTGAAAACTACAAACAGGCATGCCCAAACTAAAGATTCAAAACAAACGAAAGGCCTCATGGCAACCAAAACCAGCAGCCTCACGGCTCTCCAAGCTGGCACTCTGACTGAGGACCTTAGCCTACCGCCGCGTCCACCGTTGAAATCTAattgctcgtcgaacatctcattccaaaatcatgggcattaatatggagttggtccccctttgctgctataattgcctccactcttctgggcaAGGCTTTGAActaatgttggaacattgctgcggggacttgcttctattcagccacgagcattagtgaggttgggcactgatgttgaacgattaggcctggctcgcagtcggcattccaattcatcccaaagatgttcgatggggttgaggtcagggccctgtgcaagccagtcaatttcttccacaccgatctcaaaaaaacatttctgtatggatctcgctttgtgtaCGGGGgttttgtcatgctgaaacagggaagtgcattccccaaactgttgccacaaagttggaagcacagaatggtctagaatgtcattgtatgctgtagcgttaagatttctcttcactggaactaagggaaaACAGccgcagaccattattcctcctttaccaaactttacagttggcaaaatgcattggggcaggtagtgttctcctggcatccgtcaaacccaaatttgtccgtcagactgccagatggtgaagtgtgattcaccACTCGAGAAcgcgtttctactgctccagagtccaatggcggtgagctttacaccacatcAGCTGACGCTTGGTTTGCGCATGGTAATCCTAGGCTTGTGtacggctgctctgccatggaaacccatttcatgaagcatccgacaaacagttattgtgctgacgttgcttccagaggcagtttggaactcagtagtaagTGTTGTAACCGATGACAGACGCTACACGTTTCAGCACTCGgccgtcccgttctgtgagcttctgtGGCCTACCAATTTGCCTTTGTTGTTCCTAGATTCCAcgttacaataacagcacttaaagttgaccggggcagctctagcagggcagaaatttgacgaactgacttcttggaaaggtggcatcctatgacggtgccatgttgaaagtcactgagctcttcagtaaggccattctactgccaatgtttgtctatggaaattgcatggctttgtgctcaattttatacacctgtcagcaacgggtgtggctgaaatagccaaatcatctcatttgaaggggtgtccacataattttgtatatacagtactagtcaaaagtttggacacaccaactcattcaagggttcttcttcATCCGACCAAAGGACTGATTCCacatgtctaatgtccattactcgtgtttcttggcccaagcaagtctcttcttattattgatgtcctttagtagtggtttatttgcagcaattcaaccatgaaggcatgattcacgcagtctcctctgaacagttcatgttgagatgtgtctgttacttgaactctgtgaagcatgtatttgtgctgcaatttctgaggctggtaactctgatgaacaaactttctctttgcttatttgagctgttcttgccataatatgaacttggtcttttaccaaatatgtatatcttctgtataccacccctagctcttcacaacacaagtgattggctcaaacgcattaagaaggaaagaaattccactaacTAACTCTTaacgaggcacacctgttaattgaaatgcattccaggggactaccacatgaagctggttgagagaataccaagagtgtgcaaagctgtcaaggcaaaggatggctactttgaagaatctgaaatctaaaatatatcatgatttgtttaacacttttgtggttactacatgattccatatattatttcatagttttgatgtcttcactgttattctacaatgtagaaaatagtaaaaacaaagaaaaaccctggaatgagtaggcgtgtccaaacttctgaccagtttggacacatctatatgtatacagtaccagtgccTAAAATAAAGGGATAATTACATTCAGAataaacttcctttagattttttggAGACTATATgttgtagtgaatctgttattcaatgtgtttatattggctaatagcagtaatgccaaTGTGATCCTTGGTATCTTAATGtttaatcaaatagctaaatgatcctttgtatgaccatcttaaaacatttccatatgttagcttagacCCTCCCTCGGCTTAGACCGGGCTTAGACTCTGGAGGGTTCATTGGCAGAACCTGATGTGCTTATCAAACCTTGGCTCAGCACCTAGACCCGGTTGCTGCCACCTAGGGGATGAAGTGTGGAAGTGTATCCTATGATCGCATACATTTAGTGTTAATTAAAgacatttcacatactgtacagcaGAGGCTGAGGCTATACAGCAGCcgatgtacactcttagaaaaaggtaCTCTCTATAACCGAAAAGGGTTATTCATCTGTCCCCAtaagataaccctttttggttccaggtagaacccgattcggttccatgtagaatcattTGAAcagaaggttctacatggaactcaaaagggttgtAGCTGGAACCTAAGAGGGTTCTCCTGTGGGAACCCTTTTTTCTTGGTGTATAGAGGCTGTTACTACTGTTCATCAGGTGGTCCAATCACTTATTCTCCAGCTCTTCTTGCTGGACATCTAATGAGTGTGTCTGAGAATGTGTGTTGCTAGCCAGCCAGGGTGGGTGTATGTATGTTGCTGGGATGTGCGTCCCGAGCCACTACTCTCCAGTAAGTTATAGTGCAATGTGCATAGAGAGACAGCGGTAACAATAGGGCAGCCATTGTGTCCATTGTGTGTTTTTGGGGTGGCTGTGTGGATCTGGCTGGCAGACAGCACAGAGCAGACACTCTGTCTAGGCTACATGTCTGACAGAGTGGGACACAGTCTCTTTgacttcgtcccaaatggcaccctatttcctatttagtgcactggTCAATATTAGGCCACTGCTCAGATTCTGACATACAGAGACTAGCTTGACATATACAGTAAGTACtgtggtagatatactgtagacctggatAGTAGTTTATGTAGTCTACAGCAGTGTATGTTTATATATTGTAGTCCTGTAAGTCACTACTGTCAAAGTTTTCTAGTGTTCCGTGTCAGTTGTCTAAATGGTCTGATGGTGTGTTAATTTAACATTTTTAAGTGTTCAGCAGTGGTAAGCAGAGCCAGTGTTTCTCTAAACAGTTTAGTGTGCTCAGcgcagtgaggaagagagaggggaagagggagacagaATTCATCAAAGCGAGAGCATGGCATGAGAAGAGAGAAGTTCTCTTGGTAATGACGCCCCCACCCCGAGCGAGTTTGATCACACCTCCTGCAGATGAGgatagtcaccccccccccccccccccccccccccccagtgctgAACACACCCAGGTCCACAACCATACTGCTCCTCATTGAGAGGGATACATTCactgagctggagagagacatggtggagctcagagagctggagagagacatggtggtgCTCAGAGAGTTAGTCCACACAGTCTAggcagcacagacacacacaccagacgaGCATCCCCccggaacacacagcccagctagcaGCACTGCAGGAGAAGGTGAGAAAGCTGAGGTGCGACAAATAACCACTCATTAGAGAGCTAGCCACCCCCCTAGAGAACCCAACAAAACAGCCCACTTCAGACCTCAACCACAGCCTTAACACCATAGCAGGACAGACAAGGAAGGATCCACCAACTCAGCAGCCTCCCCCCACTGGCATCCCTCTGTCAGCCCACTGGATAGCTCTCCTGACAacacccccacacccactgaggacacacAAAAGACAGAGATTGTGCtcctaattgactcaaatgggaaatatgtTGATGAGAGGAAACTTTTTCCAAAACACCATGtggctaaactctggtgtccgAACACCCGGCGTACCCTGGGGCTGCTGTCAGAGGACCGACTAAGTGCCCCCAGCCACattataatacacacaggcacaaatgacCTGAGAGCCCAGCAGGAAAGTGTGGCCACAGCcctcaagggagtgattgaaaaacccTCTTCCACTTTCCCCCAATGCACAaatggttatctccaccctgctaccacaaaAATACTTTCACTCTGCAAGTATGCAGCGGGTCAATGCAAGCATTTCCtgggactgtgcctcaaaaccaaatgtttagcTGACCAACCACTCCTccagcctttatgaccaggtccacctctacaaggcagcagtccCCACCTTTGCCAGGACACTGAAGGATGTCACCCTCAACCGCAGCCCCAGCACCTCATATAGGAGCAACAGAGAAACGGACACCCCGCCAGACACTCTCCCAGAACTGCGTGATGGAGGATCTGCACCAACAGGATCCAcaccaagaggacctacacctagaccacagcaccaccagcTACATCCCCACCCCAACCAGTTGACCCCTCCCCAAACAAACCCTAGCAACACCTTATATAGGCCCTCCAGATCAGTCTTATGCCCCAAATGCCCCTGCAGCAAAGACCTCAACATAAAAGTTGCATATATGCCCAGGCtgtgagcagagcaacaggcccaaccccacTAGTATACCCGCC is a window of Oncorhynchus mykiss isolate Arlee chromosome 11, USDA_OmykA_1.1, whole genome shotgun sequence DNA encoding:
- the LOC110536245 gene encoding methylcytosine dioxygenase tet3 isoform X3: METGAHDRLEEGCLLSLEPTNGVSRHPRDTHEEGGAGLEPQREPQRSRSVSPGQGCVPGHSKATQPQQQQHCNGWTSSGRTPGKPVHEADMEVARNLVAFSASVSVGSLPPSGHLEPQSHAIQLYEKFNQEMGTGEGATAQDRLQAPEGENQASPPEDLNTLQNALSQARHGHKPPNCDCDGPDCPDYLEWLEKRIKQTWAGEERDNTTPCSKMTTDTPPHQQPPHSQQPPHPQPHVNGGNPPSGPPLHPHQQGQHPAPIPCSPQVLFIAKEKNVSLQTAIAIEALTQLSATVPQTVVPPAQASSTSQPQHPPLHLQHGTRLNPSSSNPISSLSSSRSQSVPPGLYPQPQTSPVSREQQHRPQSHGHPAHASHLPSSTSPFPLQHQAGSLLPHHQQWQQQQGPEGSQEQRNQWMNSDSQQPRFAPQSGGHSTGDPMSELKQLLGDSSGKYISGPFKLPVPHHHIKQEPGMPRVKQEVDSGEYQSSACASMGGCYSLMNGQQQPRYPGPPLSLGSAAIRHSTQTALQQHLHHKRNLFSNSPGLPGLCPLRPAKACQNLRKWWPQQMGPEGHPVPVAIKQETKRRKSTAGTSPLLKQHAGGGMLLQPGPKPKTIVIKKTKQKVSLPTFLPHRQISIQKPSPLTITGALPLASAHPGSLPLPTFPLLSNPTQAAAGLPAPAQSQVSILNSSIAPSVAALSVNTPDVSTPQPLPVALDIPASSAEASATQTSTTSQSIPGLSSLDPKFEELICQFEAEFGDSSSSAPEPCPSQIQSQPQDQAPSASAQPVVTESQPKVNSGQARPPSPSSATLTQSSSAAPLAPTTAPPADKEESGSMSKVTSTTQPSTESPIEEQREATKLPFSPSQLPKRMKIETNGNVAVLSTTGLFSDGGEDDTPTKDGFPLNPSLKGFLESPLRYLDTPTKSLLDMPVKDLQAEFPTCNCVEQVLEKDEGPYYNHLGSGPTVASIRELMETRYGEKGDAIRIEKVVYTGREGKSSQGCPIAKWVIRRGSETEKLLCLVRPRPGHHCPNTVIIILIMAWEGVPRALGDKLYRELSATITKFGNPTSRRCGLNDDRTCACQGKDPDSCGASFSFGCSWSMYFNGCKYARSKTPRKFRLAGDHPQEEDQLRDNFQDLATELAPLYKQLAPQAYNNQCQNEVTAPDCRLGLKEGRPFSGVTACMDFCAHAHKDQHNLYNGCTVVCTLTKEDNRTVGEIPEDEQLHVLPLYKAALTDEFGSEEGQRQKMRTGAIQVLSNFRREVRKLPEPAKSCRQRRLDAKNRASEKKKAKQQLPTPTETPDKTVIKTEVRHAGSPVRQHGNKVIPKQEVKPTIKKEAVDQCQYPYHVYPSHPGYYTRGGPPSNGQPPALPPPPGPVNGYHPNLPSALPYGYYNYPPNPNTLFPRELTYEGRNSSWHHAGHNASPGPVDKKPDVQSLQAKLAHSYSGPGLPEQQHGDPANQHQCNAYPHPHQPDYNQSRPSSVSSEPSHRGTPVIKQEPMDVPVCEGGNTQSCPDTPIPTPQPGGPWSGHKPNGSMVPGSWEGNPQPPCPPGAPFTSDKQQVHQQGPHQTSQSPYSQQQHQYPPQQPSPYPQQWNSYPGPNTPKASPVPSPSPSPSPHPGTPRHWDSPAPSPQPKAWPMDMVPAGYCPSTARDFPDKICSKAGESRSSTPLGLQEKAWKSFGGSMAGTQSPTPEACWDPNRAETPSDVESQRGRDLDEEEQWSDSEHNFLDPSIGGVAVAPAHGSILIECARRELHATTPLKRPDRSHPTRISLVFYQHKNMNQPCHGQWLWEAKMKMLAERARERQQEAALLGLPYEDIKPGKKRKLGATAGGASPGPGQTTEGPVMGMVTRLASTHHTTSTVTVSPYAFTTLTGPYSHFV